The following coding sequences are from one Pasteurellaceae bacterium RH1A window:
- a CDS encoding transglycosylase: protein MGWIAAIIVGALIGWIAEKVMKSDMGLLMNIIIGIVGSSLGRWVFGDLLGIGSAQAAGAFTFSGLLFGVLGASLLIYILRFLKIRN, encoded by the coding sequence ATGGGCTGGATTGCAGCAATTATTGTCGGTGCACTCATTGGTTGGATTGCCGAAAAAGTAATGAAAAGTGATATGGGCTTGTTGATGAACATCATCATCGGTATTGTCGGTTCTTCTTTAGGCCGCTGGGTCTTTGGCGACCTACTCGGCATCGGTTCTGCCCAAGCAGCAGGCGCCTTCACCTTCTCAGGCCTCCTCTTCGGCGTGCTAGGTGCAAGTTTATTGATTTATATCTTACGTTTCTTAAAAATCAGAAACTAG
- a CDS encoding lysine--tRNA ligase, which yields MSEQENQEIDLNGEMLARREKLAELRRRGNAFPNTFRREHKAADLHAQYDSLDGEALKEQEIPAVVAGRIMLRRAMGKATFITIQDVSGQIQLYVARDSLPEGEYANTVAMLDLGDIIGVKGTLFKTKTGELTVRASELQILTKALRPLPDKHKGLTDQETRYRQRYLDLIANEESRRAFIIRSKVVSGIRQFFLDKDFIEVETPMLQVIPGGAAAKPFVTHHNALDVDMYLRIAPELYLKRLTVGGFERVFELNRNFRNEGVSVRHNPEFTMIEYYQAYATYHDLMDNTEELLRKLAIDILGTTTVPYGEYVFDFGKPFERITMHDAVVKYGKGIKREDLDNFDKAVEIAKGLGIEIQKSWGLGSVVNAIFEEVAEHQLIQPTFLMAHPAEISPLARRNDENPEVTDRFELFIGGREIGNGFSELNDAEDQAERFQAQVAAKEAGDDEAMFYDDDYIVALEHGLPPTAGEGLGIDRLAMIYANAPSIRDVILFPAMRQK from the coding sequence ATGTCTGAACAAGAAAATCAAGAAATCGATCTGAACGGCGAAATGTTGGCCCGCCGTGAAAAATTAGCCGAACTCCGCCGCCGTGGCAATGCTTTCCCCAATACCTTCCGCCGTGAACACAAGGCAGCCGACCTGCACGCCCAATACGACAGCCTTGACGGCGAAGCCCTCAAGGAACAGGAAATTCCAGCCGTAGTGGCAGGCCGGATTATGCTGCGCCGTGCCATGGGCAAGGCCACCTTTATTACCATCCAAGATGTCAGCGGCCAAATCCAGCTCTATGTGGCCCGTGATAGCCTGCCAGAGGGCGAATATGCCAACACGGTTGCTATGTTGGACTTGGGCGATATTATCGGCGTGAAAGGCACGCTCTTTAAAACCAAAACTGGCGAATTAACCGTGCGTGCCAGCGAGCTACAAATTCTTACCAAGGCCCTACGCCCACTGCCAGACAAGCACAAGGGCTTGACCGACCAAGAAACCCGATACCGTCAGCGTTATTTAGATCTGATTGCCAATGAAGAATCCCGCCGTGCCTTTATTATCCGCTCTAAAGTGGTGTCTGGCATTCGTCAATTCTTCCTTGATAAGGACTTTATTGAAGTCGAAACCCCAATGTTGCAAGTTATTCCAGGCGGTGCGGCAGCCAAGCCGTTTGTGACCCACCACAATGCCTTAGATGTGGATATGTACCTGCGAATTGCGCCAGAACTCTACCTCAAACGCCTGACTGTAGGCGGCTTTGAGCGGGTCTTTGAGCTTAACCGTAACTTCCGTAATGAAGGGGTGTCGGTACGCCACAATCCTGAATTCACCATGATTGAGTACTATCAGGCCTATGCCACCTACCACGATTTGATGGACAATACCGAAGAACTTCTGCGTAAACTGGCCATCGACATTCTAGGCACCACCACCGTGCCTTACGGCGAATATGTTTTTGACTTTGGTAAACCATTTGAGCGGATCACCATGCACGATGCCGTGGTTAAATATGGCAAGGGCATTAAACGTGAAGACCTAGATAACTTTGACAAGGCAGTGGAAATTGCCAAGGGCTTGGGTATTGAGATCCAAAAATCCTGGGGCTTGGGTTCAGTCGTCAATGCCATTTTTGAAGAAGTGGCCGAGCACCAACTCATTCAGCCAACCTTCCTCATGGCCCACCCAGCGGAAATTTCCCCACTGGCCCGCCGTAACGATGAAAACCCAGAGGTCACCGACCGCTTTGAACTCTTTATCGGCGGCCGTGAAATCGGCAACGGCTTCTCAGAATTAAATGATGCCGAAGATCAGGCCGAACGCTTCCAAGCCCAAGTGGCCGCAAAAGAAGCAGGCGATGACGAAGCCATGTTCTACGATGACGACTACATCGTCGCCCTCGAACACGGCCTGCCACCAACCGCAGGCGAAGGCTTAGGCATTGACCGCTTGGCCATGATCTACGCCAATGCCCCATCTATTCGGGATGTGATCCTCTTCCCAGCTATGCGGCAGAAATAA
- a CDS encoding iron ABC transporter substrate-binding protein: MRLKTLAIAISSLFLASQVNAADFSKETEAYKQFVIAQIDNLVTDTEKFVGYLKQGDVQKAKQIYPLARMYFERSEPIAESFGDLDPRIDARLADLAEEGKTEKDWSGFHKIEKVLWEQNTTKGTEATADQLLKDVKELRAKIPTAEVTPELMITGAVDLLNEVSTSKVTGEEEIFSKTDLYDFKANIEGAEKIFEIFRPAVEAKNKDLAKDIESKFAAVNMLLDKHNQAKGSFDYVGYDKLSEADIKALAEAVNKLGEPLAQMGVILE, translated from the coding sequence ATGCGTTTAAAAACCTTAGCCATTGCTATTTCTAGTCTTTTTTTAGCCAGCCAAGTGAATGCGGCTGATTTTTCCAAGGAAACCGAAGCCTACAAGCAGTTTGTGATTGCCCAAATTGATAATTTAGTGACGGATACGGAAAAATTTGTTGGCTACCTCAAACAGGGCGATGTGCAAAAAGCCAAGCAAATTTACCCGCTTGCACGGATGTATTTTGAACGTTCCGAGCCTATTGCCGAGAGTTTTGGCGACTTAGACCCTCGCATTGATGCCCGTTTGGCGGATTTGGCTGAAGAGGGTAAAACTGAAAAAGATTGGTCTGGCTTCCACAAGATTGAGAAGGTGCTTTGGGAGCAAAACACCACCAAGGGCACAGAAGCAACGGCCGATCAGCTCTTAAAAGATGTTAAAGAATTACGGGCCAAGATCCCAACGGCAGAAGTGACGCCAGAGCTGATGATTACGGGGGCAGTGGACTTGCTCAATGAAGTTTCCACTTCAAAAGTGACCGGTGAGGAAGAAATTTTCTCTAAAACCGACCTTTACGACTTCAAGGCCAATATTGAGGGGGCGGAGAAGATTTTTGAGATCTTCCGCCCAGCTGTGGAAGCCAAAAATAAGGATTTAGCCAAGGATATTGAGAGCAAATTTGCCGCAGTCAATATGTTGTTAGATAAGCACAACCAGGCCAAGGGCAGCTTTGATTATGTGGGCTATGATAAACTGTCTGAAGCCGACATCAAGGCCCTAGCAGAAGCCGTGAATAAATTGGGCGAGCCGCTTGCCCAAATGGGTGTAATTTTAGAATAA
- a CDS encoding peroxidase: MSTHHANERRDFLKQATFLGAGLMAGTSALALEPRPAPKIHNAFPFFGQHQQGIATPAQKHIYFMVLDLHTQELAPIQQMFKTWTHYAAQLTSGKNVKEYSKNAYVPPADTGEADGLNPYNLTLTFGVSSSFFDKLQLNQYKPKELADLPHFPRDQLQANYTGGDICIQACADDPQVAFHAVRNLVRVARSHITMKWSQMGFNSFEGSDTPRNLFGFKDGTANSTKQEDLDATVWVDSPDWLRGGSYLAVRRIKTFLETWDRTNLFSQEETFGRHRDTGAPIGSHKEFDPVDIHKKNDKGEPLIPEPSHVHLAKKAGVPILRRSFSYASGVDDKGQFDAGLLFISFQKDPAQFIKIQNTFGNIDKLNEYITHIGSGLFACFAGVKDEQDYLGRALFEAVQAG; this comes from the coding sequence ATGAGCACGCATCATGCCAATGAGCGGCGGGATTTCCTCAAACAAGCAACATTCCTCGGTGCTGGCCTTATGGCTGGCACCTCGGCCCTTGCCTTGGAACCTCGCCCTGCTCCTAAAATTCACAATGCCTTTCCTTTTTTCGGCCAGCACCAACAGGGCATTGCCACACCCGCCCAAAAGCATATCTATTTTATGGTCTTAGACCTCCACACCCAGGAGCTAGCACCCATCCAGCAAATGTTTAAGACCTGGACCCACTATGCCGCCCAGCTGACAAGCGGTAAAAATGTCAAAGAATATAGCAAAAATGCCTATGTGCCACCGGCCGATACGGGCGAAGCCGATGGGCTTAATCCATATAACCTAACCCTAACCTTTGGGGTAAGTAGCAGCTTCTTTGATAAGCTCCAACTTAATCAATATAAGCCTAAGGAACTGGCCGATCTGCCCCATTTCCCTCGGGATCAGCTCCAAGCTAACTACACAGGGGGCGATATTTGTATCCAAGCCTGTGCAGATGATCCCCAGGTGGCCTTTCATGCGGTGCGGAACCTTGTTCGAGTGGCCCGTAGCCACATTACCATGAAATGGAGCCAGATGGGCTTTAATTCCTTTGAGGGTTCAGACACGCCCCGCAATCTCTTTGGCTTTAAGGACGGCACGGCCAACTCCACTAAGCAAGAAGACTTGGATGCCACGGTTTGGGTGGACAGCCCAGATTGGCTAAGGGGCGGTTCCTACTTGGCCGTCCGCCGGATTAAGACCTTCCTAGAAACCTGGGACAGAACCAACCTCTTTTCCCAGGAAGAAACCTTCGGCCGCCACCGTGATACAGGCGCCCCAATCGGCAGCCACAAGGAATTTGACCCAGTTGATATTCATAAGAAGAACGATAAGGGCGAACCCCTTATCCCTGAGCCTTCCCACGTCCATTTGGCCAAAAAGGCCGGCGTGCCTATTTTACGCCGCTCCTTCTCCTATGCCAGCGGGGTGGATGACAAGGGCCAGTTTGATGCAGGCCTGCTTTTTATCTCCTTCCAAAAAGACCCGGCCCAGTTCATCAAGATCCAAAATACTTTTGGCAATATTGACAAGCTCAATGAATACATCACCCATATAGGCAGCGGTTTGTTTGCCTGCTTTGCGGGGGTAAAGGATGAGCAGGATTATTTGGGCAGAGCCTTGTTTGAGGCGGTGCAAGCAGGGTAG
- a CDS encoding iron permease: MPKIIFLILAFFSSTLAFAKVDTSPLFVHLSDAMAAVKRQDAEAAKPYLQALEQGFIALPDHTSAAGKQVESSLAQSLTSPNLANFEQLSKALYAFEKEQNPVDYTQKRQTFAKRVMPVYQKLQQAVQNQELSAIQAEYKRFNTTWTINEKVVRETSLGHYGQIETAITLLRIAMLSEPANFPDMAKQAEVLGQALADFKAGKVLQPQQSTVANAPQTLPEGIALLEKSYRHFEQDQLEEGRADITLFIQQWAIFEGEVRTRDGGLYTRVESDLPLIMVKGNEPSNLARFQGLISDLNRLDLAGAYGVVDAMLILLREGIEALLIIMALLTALKAAQQPKAKRWVYAGAGLGLFASLLGAIALQQFFPALSAGTSREILEGVVGIVAVVMMLFVGAWLHSKSSLLGWKRFIDKQVAQALATGSLVSMLTLSFLSVFREGAETILFYAGMMPLISLEDLLLGIGLALVLLGLIALLIKQTAQWLPLHHLFKAMTALIYLLGFKILGVSVHALQLTNVFPTSLVEGLPNLPLIGFYANWQGIGAQVVYLILIPVVARMFRK; the protein is encoded by the coding sequence ATGCCTAAAATTATATTTTTAATATTGGCTTTCTTTAGCAGTACCTTAGCTTTCGCCAAGGTCGATACCAGCCCGCTTTTTGTGCATTTATCAGATGCCATGGCAGCGGTGAAGCGGCAGGATGCGGAGGCAGCCAAGCCCTATTTGCAGGCGCTTGAGCAGGGCTTCATCGCCCTGCCTGACCATACTTCTGCTGCAGGCAAGCAGGTGGAAAGTAGCCTGGCTCAGTCTTTAACCAGCCCAAACTTGGCCAACTTTGAGCAGCTTTCCAAGGCCCTTTATGCCTTTGAAAAGGAACAAAACCCGGTCGATTACACCCAAAAACGCCAGACCTTTGCCAAACGGGTGATGCCTGTTTACCAAAAGCTGCAACAAGCGGTGCAAAATCAGGAGTTATCTGCAATTCAGGCCGAATACAAGCGTTTTAACACCACTTGGACGATAAACGAAAAGGTGGTGCGGGAAACCAGCCTGGGCCATTATGGCCAAATTGAAACGGCCATTACCCTCTTGCGGATTGCCATGCTGTCGGAGCCGGCTAACTTTCCTGACATGGCTAAACAGGCCGAGGTGCTAGGCCAGGCACTGGCAGATTTCAAGGCGGGTAAGGTGCTTCAACCCCAACAATCTACGGTTGCCAATGCGCCACAAACCCTGCCTGAGGGCATTGCCTTGCTTGAGAAAAGCTACCGCCATTTTGAGCAAGATCAGCTGGAAGAGGGCAGAGCCGACATTACTCTCTTTATCCAGCAATGGGCTATTTTTGAAGGGGAAGTCCGCACCCGTGATGGAGGGCTTTATACCCGTGTAGAAAGCGACTTGCCGCTGATTATGGTGAAAGGCAATGAGCCGAGTAACCTGGCTCGTTTTCAAGGCCTGATCAGCGATCTCAATCGCCTAGATCTGGCCGGGGCTTATGGGGTGGTGGATGCCATGCTGATCCTGCTGCGTGAAGGCATAGAAGCCCTCCTCATCATTATGGCCCTGCTCACCGCCCTTAAGGCCGCCCAACAGCCCAAGGCCAAGCGTTGGGTTTATGCGGGAGCAGGTTTGGGACTTTTTGCCAGCCTGCTTGGGGCCATCGCCTTACAGCAGTTCTTTCCTGCCCTGTCAGCCGGCACTAGCCGAGAAATTTTAGAGGGCGTTGTGGGGATTGTGGCCGTGGTTATGATGCTCTTTGTTGGCGCCTGGCTGCATAGCAAATCTTCCCTTCTTGGCTGGAAACGTTTTATCGACAAACAGGTCGCCCAGGCCCTGGCCACGGGCAGTTTGGTGTCTATGCTAACGCTCAGCTTCCTCTCCGTCTTTCGAGAGGGGGCAGAAACCATTCTCTTCTATGCGGGTATGATGCCCCTCATTAGCCTTGAGGATCTGCTCTTAGGCATTGGGCTGGCCTTGGTCTTGCTTGGCTTGATCGCCTTACTTATCAAGCAAACCGCCCAATGGCTGCCCCTTCATCATCTTTTTAAGGCCATGACCGCACTTATCTACCTCTTGGGCTTTAAGATCTTGGGGGTTAGCGTTCACGCTCTACAACTGACCAATGTTTTCCCAACCAGCCTAGTTGAAGGCCTGCCTAATCTCCCGCTGATTGGCTTTTACGCCAACTGGCAAGGCATAGGGGCGCAGGTGGTTTATTTGATTTTAATTCCTGTGGTTGCAAGAATGTTTAGAAAATAG
- a CDS encoding transposase yields the protein MVFIDSSTKKVVYHQIVKTEKDIYYKKAMNRLRERNYIIQSVTCDGRRGLLKDLFNTPTQMCQFHLVAIVMRALRKKHQSHAGRELKSIIKTLKTSSKNEFYLKIYEWKRKHQEFLSERSDKPNEKGKYPYKHRSVRSAAASIKRYYEYIFTYEKYPELNIEKTTNRIEGLFKELKDKLRPHSGLTRKHKILFIQDFLNKKSW from the coding sequence ATGGTGTTTATTGATAGCTCTACAAAAAAGGTGGTTTATCACCAAATAGTCAAAACAGAAAAAGATATCTATTACAAGAAGGCCATGAACCGTTTAAGGGAAAGAAATTATATTATTCAATCAGTTACCTGTGATGGGCGTAGAGGCCTCTTAAAAGATTTGTTCAATACACCAACACAGATGTGTCAGTTTCATCTTGTAGCAATCGTAATGAGGGCATTGAGAAAAAAACATCAATCACATGCAGGAAGAGAATTAAAAAGTATTATTAAGACGCTTAAAACCAGCTCTAAAAATGAATTTTATTTAAAAATATATGAATGGAAGAGAAAACACCAGGAGTTTTTAAGTGAACGGTCAGATAAACCAAATGAAAAAGGGAAATACCCTTATAAACATCGAAGTGTAAGAAGTGCTGCTGCGAGTATTAAGCGTTATTATGAATATATTTTTACTTATGAGAAATATCCTGAATTAAATATTGAAAAGACAACAAATAGGATTGAAGGTTTATTTAAGGAACTAAAAGACAAATTACGTCCGCACAGCGGTTTAACAAGAAAGCATAAGATCTTGTTTATACAGGACTTTTTGAACAAAAAGAGTTGGTAA
- a CDS encoding tRNA 2-thiocytidine(32) synthetase TtcA: MHLEQTSKDEKKIAYNINKLHKRLRRNVGNAIADFNMIEEGDKVMVCLSGGKDSYTLLDILLNLRLNAPIHFDIVAVNLDQKQPGFPEHILPEYLKSIGVDYKIVEENTYGIVKEKIPEGKTTCSLCSRLRRGILYRTATELGATKIALGHHRDDMLETLFLNMFYGGKMKSMPPKLISDDGKQIVIRPLAYCKEKDIERYAEAKQFPIIPCNLCGSQPNLQRQVVKEMLQNWDRLYPGRIETMFSALQNITPSHLCDPKLFDFKGLKRGQLIEGLEGDIAFDKADIPNTPVVQDEEDLTDYSQNGLIQFKEIA, encoded by the coding sequence ATGCATTTAGAACAAACCTCCAAAGACGAAAAGAAAATTGCCTATAACATCAACAAGTTACATAAAAGACTCCGCCGCAATGTGGGCAATGCCATTGCTGATTTCAATATGATTGAAGAGGGCGACAAGGTGATGGTCTGCCTCTCGGGCGGCAAGGACAGCTACACCCTCTTGGATATTTTGCTCAACCTCCGCCTTAATGCCCCTATCCATTTTGACATCGTGGCCGTCAATCTAGACCAAAAGCAGCCCGGCTTTCCTGAGCATATCTTACCTGAATATCTCAAGAGTATTGGGGTGGATTATAAGATTGTGGAAGAAAACACCTACGGGATCGTGAAAGAAAAAATCCCTGAGGGCAAAACCACCTGCTCGCTCTGCTCCCGCCTGCGCCGTGGCATTCTCTACCGCACCGCAACCGAACTGGGTGCGACCAAAATCGCCCTGGGCCACCACCGTGATGATATGCTGGAAACCCTCTTTCTTAATATGTTCTATGGCGGCAAGATGAAAAGTATGCCGCCCAAACTTATTAGTGACGATGGCAAGCAGATTGTTATCCGCCCCCTAGCCTACTGCAAGGAAAAGGACATCGAACGCTATGCCGAGGCCAAGCAGTTCCCCATTATTCCATGTAACCTCTGCGGCTCCCAGCCCAACCTGCAACGCCAGGTGGTCAAGGAAATGCTCCAAAACTGGGACAGGCTCTACCCAGGACGGATTGAAACCATGTTCAGCGCCCTACAAAACATCACGCCATCGCACCTTTGTGACCCAAAACTCTTTGATTTTAAAGGGCTTAAACGCGGCCAGCTGATTGAGGGCCTTGAAGGAGACATCGCCTTCGACAAGGCTGATATTCCCAATACGCCAGTGGTGCAAGATGAAGAAGACTTGACCGACTACAGCCAAAATGGGCTTATCCAATTTAAGGAAATTGCCTAG
- a CDS encoding permease, with translation MSLFQLEARGSSVRQEVVAGLTTFLAMVYSVIVVPNMLSAAGFPADSVFIATCLVSGLGSILIGLWANVPMAIGAAISLTAFTAFSLVLGQGISIPVALGAIFLMGVVFTLVSVTGIRAWILRNLPASIAHGAGIGIGLFLLLIAANGVGLVVGNQAGLPVKMGEFTSFPVLMALLGLAAIIGLERLQVKGSILWVIIAITVIGLIFDPNVKFSGQIFKMPSFGENSLFLNLDLMGALNTAILPVVFALVMTAIFDATGTIRAVAGQANLLDKDGQIINGGRALTSDSLGSVLSGLFGTAPAAVYIESAAGTAVGGKTGLTAVVVGVLFLLMLFFQPLAFLVPGYATAPALMYVGLLMLSNVSKLDFEDFVGAMSGLVCAVFIVLTANIVTGIMLGFAVLVIGRVISGEFKKLNIGTVIIAVALVAFYALGWAI, from the coding sequence ATGTCTTTATTTCAACTTGAAGCCCGTGGCTCTTCTGTTCGTCAGGAAGTGGTTGCAGGCTTAACCACCTTCTTGGCCATGGTCTATTCGGTTATCGTTGTGCCTAATATGCTCAGTGCCGCTGGCTTTCCTGCCGATTCAGTCTTTATCGCCACCTGTTTGGTGTCGGGCTTGGGGTCGATTTTGATTGGCCTGTGGGCCAACGTGCCCATGGCCATTGGTGCGGCCATTTCCCTAACCGCCTTTACTGCCTTTAGCCTGGTGCTGGGCCAGGGTATTTCTATTCCTGTTGCCTTGGGGGCCATTTTCCTGATGGGGGTGGTCTTTACCCTGGTTTCGGTAACAGGCATTCGGGCCTGGATTCTCCGTAACCTGCCTGCCAGCATTGCCCATGGGGCGGGGATTGGTATTGGCCTCTTCCTCTTGCTTATCGCCGCTAACGGCGTAGGCCTGGTTGTGGGTAACCAAGCTGGCCTGCCGGTCAAGATGGGCGAGTTTACCTCCTTCCCTGTGCTGATGGCCTTGCTTGGCCTGGCTGCCATTATTGGCTTGGAACGTTTGCAGGTCAAAGGCTCTATCCTTTGGGTGATTATTGCCATCACGGTGATTGGTTTGATTTTTGACCCTAATGTAAAATTCAGCGGCCAGATTTTTAAAATGCCAAGTTTTGGGGAAAACTCCCTCTTCCTTAATTTGGATCTTATGGGCGCCCTTAACACGGCCATTCTGCCTGTGGTGTTTGCCCTGGTGATGACGGCCATTTTTGATGCCACAGGCACCATTCGTGCAGTGGCAGGCCAGGCCAACTTGTTAGACAAGGACGGCCAGATTATTAACGGCGGCCGTGCCTTGACCTCCGACTCCTTGGGCAGCGTGCTGTCTGGCCTCTTCGGCACAGCCCCTGCTGCGGTTTATATTGAGTCTGCCGCAGGCACTGCCGTGGGTGGCAAAACAGGCTTAACCGCGGTTGTGGTGGGCGTGCTTTTCCTACTTATGCTCTTCTTCCAGCCGCTGGCCTTCTTGGTGCCTGGCTATGCCACCGCCCCTGCCCTTATGTATGTGGGCTTGCTCATGTTAAGCAATGTGTCTAAATTGGATTTTGAGGATTTTGTTGGTGCCATGTCTGGCCTGGTTTGTGCGGTCTTTATCGTGCTTACCGCCAACATCGTGACGGGGATTATGTTGGGCTTTGCCGTCTTGGTGATTGGCCGTGTGATTTCAGGCGAATTCAAGAAACTCAATATCGGCACGGTGATTATTGCTGTTGCTCTTGTGGCCTTCTATGCCTTGGGTTGGGCCATTTAG
- a CDS encoding phosphoribosylglycinamide formyltransferase 2: MITLGTPLTPKATKVMMLGSGELGKEVVIELQRLGVEVIAVDRYENAPAQQVAHRAYTISMLDGQALRALVEQEKPDFIVPEVEAIATATLVELEAEGYTIIPTAKATQLTMNREGIRRLAAEELGLKTSPYRFVENFEAFQQAVSEIGIPCVVKPIMSSSGHGQSVVKSEADIQKAWDYSQEGGRAGGGRVIVEGFIKFDYEITLLTVRHIHGTSFLAPIGHVQVDGDYRESWQPQAMSDLALKRAQETAEKITTALGGRGIFGVELFVCGDEIIFNEVSPRPHDTGMVTLISQELSEFALHARAILGLPIPEIALISPSASRAVVVEGKSKQVSFGNLDKVLEEAGTNIRLFGKGEVNGHRRLGVVLARDESVEKAREKAKRAYDKLSVEL, from the coding sequence ATGATAACCCTCGGAACCCCTCTTACCCCCAAAGCGACTAAAGTAATGATGCTCGGCTCAGGCGAACTGGGCAAGGAAGTCGTCATTGAACTCCAACGCTTAGGCGTGGAAGTGATCGCCGTTGATCGCTATGAAAACGCCCCAGCCCAGCAGGTCGCCCACCGGGCCTATACCATTTCCATGTTAGACGGCCAGGCCCTTAGAGCCCTAGTTGAACAGGAAAAGCCTGATTTTATCGTGCCAGAAGTGGAAGCCATTGCCACCGCAACCCTTGTTGAACTCGAAGCAGAAGGCTACACGATCATCCCAACCGCCAAGGCCACCCAACTGACCATGAACCGTGAGGGCATTCGCCGTTTGGCCGCTGAAGAGCTGGGCTTGAAAACCTCGCCTTATCGCTTTGTGGAGAATTTTGAGGCCTTCCAACAAGCGGTTTCAGAGATTGGTATCCCTTGCGTGGTCAAGCCCATTATGTCCTCCTCTGGCCACGGCCAAAGTGTGGTTAAGTCAGAAGCCGATATCCAAAAGGCTTGGGATTATTCTCAGGAAGGTGGCCGGGCTGGTGGTGGCCGTGTGATTGTAGAAGGCTTTATCAAGTTCGATTATGAAATCACCCTTCTCACTGTTCGCCATATCCATGGAACCTCCTTCCTGGCCCCAATCGGCCACGTTCAAGTGGACGGGGATTATCGTGAATCCTGGCAGCCCCAGGCAATGTCAGATCTGGCCCTCAAGCGAGCCCAAGAAACGGCCGAAAAGATTACCACTGCCCTGGGCGGAAGGGGGATTTTCGGGGTGGAACTCTTTGTTTGTGGCGATGAAATCATCTTTAACGAGGTCTCCCCACGCCCGCATGACACCGGCATGGTAACCCTGATTTCGCAAGAACTGTCTGAATTCGCCCTCCATGCTCGGGCTATTTTAGGCCTGCCTATTCCTGAAATCGCCCTCATCAGCCCATCAGCCTCCCGGGCTGTGGTGGTTGAGGGGAAATCCAAGCAGGTGAGTTTTGGCAATTTAGATAAGGTCTTGGAAGAGGCTGGCACCAATATCCGCCTCTTTGGCAAGGGCGAAGTCAATGGCCACCGCCGTTTAGGTGTGGTATTGGCTCGAGATGAGAGCGTGGAAAAGGCCAGAGAAAAGGCTAAACGGGCTTATGATAAGTTAAGTGTTGAGCTCTAA